CGGCAAAGACATTTGTATCTTGTACTCGATGCATCAAGGCTTCATCACTGAGCTTTTCTAGTTCGGAGCCTGTCAACGCCTTTGGTTGGGGCAATCCTACCTGCTGAATGATACTCATTGCCACCGCCTTGCTGTCTCCGGTAATCATCTTCGGGGTGATTCCTAGCAGTTGCAACTCTTTCAGGGTGTCAGCGATGCCAGCTTTGGGCGGATCGAAGAGAGCGAGGTAGCCGAGAAATGTCATGTTCGTTTCATCATCTTTGGTGAAAGAATCTTGATTAAAATCACGATAAGCCACACCCAAGGCTCTAAATCCCTTACTGCCCAAGTCTTCAGCCTGTTGGTGGAGTTTTTGTCGCTGATCTGCAATAGCGATCGCTTTCCCCTCACCAGTCTCAACAGTTGAGCAAACATCCAAAATATTTTTCAGTGCGCCTTTAGTGATAATCAGATGCGTGCTCTCTGTCTTAAACAGTATGCTTAGACGTTTGCGGTTAAAGTCATAAGGCACTTCATCTAGCTTTTGATAGGCAGAAATATCGAATGTTTTGTATTCACGAATCGCTGCATCGATGGGATTGACATAACCCGACTCAGATGCAGCATTTAAATAAGCGTAAAGTAGAACGCGATTCGCCTGGGGGGAGTCTACGCCAACGCTTTCTTTCCCTTCCACATCAACCGCAGAGTGAATTTTCACCTCTCCTTCCGTCAGCGTCCCTGTCTTATCGGTGCAAAACACATTCATACTGCCAAAGTTTTCGATCGCGGGTAAGCGCTTTACAATCACCTGCTTTTTCGCCATTTTCTTGGCACCACGAGCCAGGTTAACGCTAACGATCGCAGGTAGTAGTTGAGGAGTCAAACCCACCGCCAGCGCCAGAGAAAATAGAAAAGATTCTAGTACTGGGCGATGCAGGTAGACGTTAGCGACGAAAATTAGCACTACCAAAATTAGCGTTACTTCCATCAGAAAGTAGCCAAACTTGCTCAATCCCCTTTCAAATTCGGTTTCGCTCGGTCTGAGTTTCAGGCGTTCCGATACTTTGCCAAATTCAGTTTCTTTTCCGGTATGAACGATTACTGCTTTCGCCGTTCCACTAATCACATTAGTTCCCAGATACAGGGAATTGGTGCGTTGGCTCAGTTCAGTTTCAGCTGGCAATACGCCACTTAGCTTGTCAACCGGATAGGTTTCTCCTGTCAGTGCTGCTTCATTCACCGATAAATCTTTCGACTCTAAAACTAGACAGTCGCCCGGAATATTTTTACCTGCACTCAGCAACACAATGTCACCCCTGACCACTTCCTCATTGGGGATTTCTTGAGATTGACCATCTCTCAAAACAGTTGCTTTAACTTGCACTAATGCCAATAATTTTTCGACAGCGTTTGAGGCTCCTCGCTCTTGCCAAAATCCTAATAGCCCACTGATGAAGACGATTGTCAAAATGATTA
This region of Nostoc sp. UHCC 0302 genomic DNA includes:
- the mgtA gene encoding magnesium-translocating P-type ATPase, with the protein product MNPQLSTFWSLSTDQVLQQMHSTTSGLSRQDAKQRLNEFSANSLKQKHKSSAWMLLLNQFKSPIILILIFAAVLSIFLKDAADAIIILTIVFISGLLGFWQERGASNAVEKLLALVQVKATVLRDGQSQEIPNEEVVRGDIVLLSAGKNIPGDCLVLESKDLSVNEAALTGETYPVDKLSGVLPAETELSQRTNSLYLGTNVISGTAKAVIVHTGKETEFGKVSERLKLRPSETEFERGLSKFGYFLMEVTLILVVLIFVANVYLHRPVLESFLFSLALAVGLTPQLLPAIVSVNLARGAKKMAKKQVIVKRLPAIENFGSMNVFCTDKTGTLTEGEVKIHSAVDVEGKESVGVDSPQANRVLLYAYLNAASESGYVNPIDAAIREYKTFDISAYQKLDEVPYDFNRKRLSILFKTESTHLIITKGALKNILDVCSTVETGEGKAIAIADQRQKLHQQAEDLGSKGFRALGVAYRDFNQDSFTKDDETNMTFLGYLALFDPPKAGIADTLKELQLLGITPKMITGDSKAVAMSIIQQVGLPQPKALTGSELEKLSDEALMHRVQDTNVFAEVEPNQKERIIIALKKAGNVVGYLGDGINDASALHAADVGISVESAVDVAKEAADIVLMAKDLNVLIEGVKEGRVTFANTLKYVFMATSANFGNMFSMAGISLFLPFLPLLPSQILLTNLLTDFPELTIATDRVDKELVNKPRRMDIKFIRNFMIVFGLLSSLFDYLTFGALLLLLHTQPQQFRTGWFLESVISALVVVLVVRTRQSIFNSKPGKYLLMATLATIGVTIIIPWTPLATLLGFQPLPLSFVLVLGAIVLFYVTAAENVKRVFYSHVKF